The Leptolyngbyaceae cyanobacterium genome includes the window TCTTCTAAAGTAATTTTTTGTAGGGCAGCATGATAAAAAGCTACCCTGATCAAATAAGGATGCCCACCTATAATACTCATTAATTTTTCAATATAATTGGTTTGCCAATCCAATCCATGCCGCTGCGCCAAATCGTAAACTTGCTGTTGGCTAAATTCCGACAATTCGATCGGCAATCCCACATTAAACGGCGATTGATTCACATTCAGGGGAATATAAACTTCCGTTGAATGTACTACTATTAATCGCAGTTTTTCCCATAAGAAACTGTCGCTATCACTATACCCCGCTTCTTCATACCACGCCCGCAACAAACCGAAAAAGTCATCAGCAATATTGGGATATTGAAAAACGCGATCGACTTCATCCAAACCTAATACTAAAGGGCTATCTATTTGTGGCAAAATACAATCTTCAAAATAAGCAGTACAATTATCTTTACTGCCATAAGTATCCGTCCAATACTCATCTACTTGATTCGGTAATTTTAACTTACGAGAAATTTTCGTACAAAACCATCGCAGTAATTCGTTCAAATTCGTAAATACTGCCGTGTCTGCGTGTTGAAAACTTAACGGCACTGTACGATATCCTTGTTCTTTAGCTTGATAAAGAATTCTCGCCATTAACGAGGTTTTTCCCATCTGCCTGGGAGCTTTAATTCTAATCAAAGCCCCCGGTTGCATAATAGCTTTATAACATTGAATTTCATGAGGAAATCGTTCGATATAAAATGTAGAATCTAACCGAACTTGACCGTTTGGTAATTCTGGTTCTCCGACTGGTGAAGGAGAAGGAATTTTAGAGATTGTTTCTGATATTTCGCTAGAAGCAGTAAGGATAGGATCGGAGTTCGATAAACTAATCTCGGTTTCCCATTCCTCATAACTTTCTACTCCCCATTCTCCCTCTTTTGTCAGTAAGTTGATAGTTTCTTGAATAATCTGGGGGGTGTCTTTAAGTGAAAACCATTCCCTTTTGCGCGTTTCATCCAAATAACTGCGTAAATCGTGATTTAAATTTAAATTAGCCGGACAGTTAATCCGCAATTGCAATACCATAGGTTTACGATTTTGACGCGATTCGCGCAGTTCTTTAGCTCTTCTCAATTCCTCAATTACCATTTCGCTAACGGCAGCTTGGGGAGATAGCAATAGTAAAAAGTAATCGCATTGCTCTAATTGTAAATCGATTTTTGTCAGCCAATCGGGATCGCATTGTTGACCTGTTGCCACGTTAGCCATAAAAGCTTGATGTCCCGCACCTGAAATCGCTGCATAGAATTGTGCTGCTATATTAAAATCTAGTTCTAGGCTGCAATAACTAATAAAAACTCTGGAAATTTTTCCCTCTTCTTGCTTTCTTTGCCGTTCTATTACTCTTTCTATAGCGCCTCGAAACTTTTTTTTAGTAACTTTTTCGCCTAAAACTTGAGAAAGCTTTTGCCATAGTTTATAACCGACGTATTTTTCTACGTATTCGGGGTTAAGTGGATAAATCTGCTCGTAAGTCTGCCCTAGCCAAGAACCAATGAAAACTTGCCTCTCTAAGTCATTCAAGTGTTTTCCGGTTCTACTGTGGATTAATTCGTCTAACAATTCTAAAGCTTCTTTAACTTCCATACCTACTCCTTTAAATAAAATTAAAATTCATATCCGTAGTATTTCGCAAAAATTAATAAGCTTTTATGAGGTTTTATGAGATTTCATGAGGTTTTAAACTAGATAATAAAACAGGTGATTTTGGAAAATGGTATTTATCTCAAAAAAGCGAGCTAATTTATGAGCTTTTTTGGTTACTATTTCCGGAAATATCCGTAAAAATAATGATAGTTGTCACTATTCCATAAAGTGCAAGATAAAAACATCAAACAGCGATCGCGGTTAAGCTAGTAGAAAGCTGAATATCCGCAGCGAATCGGTCATCTTAACTAATTCTCTGCTTTAACCAGCCCGTAAAAAAATTATCAATCTAAATACCAGCTATTTGCCAAACTCGGATTCGATCGGAGAAATGCTCATGTTTAGTCTCACAGATGTCATAATTAATACCTGCATCGAACGCCTAGAAGCAGGTTACCGCAATACTTACGGCAACATTCAACCAGACTATACCGATCTTATCCGCTCGATCGCCTACATGGTATTGGACAATATAGCCACTAGCAACGCCCTTTATCACGATGTCGAACATACCGTCTTAGTAACCTTAGTGGGACAAGAAATACTGCGGGGTAAGCAAGTTCGCTACGGTAACGTTTCGCCTGAAGATTGGTTGCACGTCATCATTGCTTTGTTGTGTCATGATATCGGTTACGTTAAAGGAACTTGCGATCGAGACAACATTAGTGGAAAAATCTATGACAAGGGAATCGACGGCGAGATAATTTCTCTGCCAGAAGGTTCCACCGATGCTAGTTTTACTCCTTACCACGTAGACCGAGGAAAACAATTTATTGAAGAAAAGTTTTCCGGTCATCAATTGATTAATGTGGAGTCGATCAAACACTACATTGAATTAACCCGTTTTCCCGTACCCAAAGATGACGCCCATCAAGATACTGCTAACTATCCCGGTTTAGTTCGGGCAGCTGATTTAATCGGTCAATTAAGCGACCCTCACTATTTAGAAAAATTACCTGCTCTATTTTATGAATTTGAAGAAACGGGAATGAATAAAATTTTGGGGAATCATCACCCCCAAGATTTACGAGCTAGCTATCCTAACTTTTTCTGGAATGTGGTTTATCCTTATATTCAAGAGGGATTGCAATACTTGCAAATGACGAAAGAAGGGAAACAAATCATTACTTATTTGTATCATAATGTATTGGTAGTAGAATTGGAAAATTTCGATAATCAGAGTAAAGAGGTAATTCCCGATGAGATAGCATTTCCCTCCTTTCGGGGAATGATTGGTAAGCACGCAAAACCGAATATTTATGAAAAACCTAAGGTGGTCAGCCAGAAAATTAAGAGTATACCAATCTTATTTTTTCCGCAAAAAATCCGGAGAAATCGCAAAATAAAGACAAAATTATGTTCGTTTGAATGAAGATAAAAAAAGAGTGGATATTTACCACTCTTTTTTTATTTAATGAACAGCAACTATCTCTTTTTACAGCAGATTCCAGTGACTTGAAGTACAGGATAGAAAACCGGTTTCTATTTACCACATTTACCTGGAAAGCGCTGTAATGGCTTTACTATTCAAATATAATGTTATGAAAAATGCCCGCCCTTATTTACATAGTCTCAAGCACAACGAAATTTGCAACTAAGCAGATAAATCATCATAGTCTTCCAAGACAATGCTACAGTGGATCATAGTCAACGTGTCCGACAACATGATCTGCGGAACGCAGGGACAAGGATTATGCACAATACGATATTTGAGAGCGTTGAAGCGATATTGCATTTTTACATCTTGTCCGGTTGCATCTAGACATCTCCAGAAATTAAAGGCGTGCTGCCTGTAACTCTCCTAGAGACGTTTCATCGAACGTCTCTACAAAGTTTTACCGTATGAGAAGAAGGTTTTGCGATCGGTTTATCTGTTGAAATCGAGAAAGATCGTCTAAACCTGCCTCTAAAATTAGACAACTTAATACAAGTTCGCTACTATCTGACGTGATATTACTCAATGAATAAATTCAGGGCTTGCGGATTGCGTGGTTATGTCAAAATTAATACAGCGTGACATCTGCTGCTCAAGCAGTTCTGTTAATACAAACTAATCAGGAGATTTTGCCATGTCTAGTGCTGACTATACTCAATTGACTTTTCATTTTCAAAACGGTCAGGCAGAATCCTTTAATCTTCCTCTCACTCCACAAGAATTACAGCAGCAACTTTTCTATATTTTGGATAAACCTTTTGTAACGCTGCATCTGCGAGATCAAACTGTTGCGATCGCAACATCTCAAGTGGTGAAAGTAGAAGTGAAGCCTGCGTTGCCCGAACTGCAAGGAGAAGGAGTGTTCGCCAATTGCGAACGAGTTACTGCACTTAATCGCGGTCGATAAGCTGGCTATAGTCAATTTACTTTGATTTACTTTTGGAGCGATCGAAATAATGCCACCTGCTGTTAGTTTAATTCAGGCCAACTCCTACGACCTAACTTATCTGCGGGAATCTGTGGAAACTTTACTCGCACCGTTGGGAGGAATGGCATCTTTTGTGAAACCTGGGGCGCGTGTCCTGCTCAAACCTAACTTACTCACTGGGGCTCGTCCTCAAAACGAATGCGTCACCCGCCCCGAACTGGTATATTGCGTGGCCCAGATGGTACAACAAGCCGGTGGTAAGCCTTTTTTAGGTGATGGCCCTGCTTTTGGTAGTGCGCTGGGAGTGGCTAAAGCGAATGGTTATTTGCCTTTAGTCGAGGAACTGAAAATCCCGATCGTAGAGTTTCACGGTAACAGATACCAAACCATTAGCGAAAAATTCAATCACTTGCTGCTATCTAAAGAGGCGATGGATGCTGATGTAGTGATTAATTTGCCAAAAGTGAAATCCCACGTTCAATTAACCATGACGATGGGGGTAAAAAATCTGTTTGGCTGCGTCCCTGGCAAAATGAAGGCTTGGTGGCATATGGAAGCGGGAAAAGATGCTAACCGCTTTGGGGAAATGTTGGTGGAAACGGCACGGGCGATCGATCCCGATTTGACGATCCTCGATGGTATTATCGGTCATGAAGGAAATGGCCCCAGCAACGGTGACCCTCGCCAGTTGGGAATTCTGGCGGCGTCGCGGGATGTGTTCGCCCTCGATCGCGCTATATTGGAAATCCTCAACGTCGATCCCAGCTTAGTACCGACTGTGGTGGCTTCCCAACTATTGGGCCTTTGTCCCGAACTTGAGGCGATCGACTTTCCCCAATTACGACCGGCAGAGTTGCAAGTTTTGGATTGGAAACTACCAGAAGCCTTGATGCCCATAGATTTCGGTCTGCCAAGGGTTCTCCAATCTACCTTTAAGCACCTATATATCCGTTTCATCAAAGAACCCATGATAGGCGCTAGAGGCTAGAATGCCGGGGGGCGGAGGGCAGGGGAAAGGCAAAGAAAAAGGAAAGGGGAAAAAATAGTACAAATATATTTTCATGTTCATCTTTGCACCCGGAGCACCCCATCGTCCTTTCAATGGCGGTTGTCAATTCAATACCCCGACCAAGTGAAAATACTTATAAACTTTGATGGGACTAGGCAGCGCATAGTTGCCTAATCTCTTTCTTTAGGTAGGTTTACATTCAGATTGTTTTCTAGGAGACAAACTTACGTAAGTTAATTGTTAAAATGATAAATAGAGGAACTGTACTAGTTCCCTCTCAATTCCTGCTCAACTTTTTATTTGGACTGATTTGGTTGACAACTCAGTTAACGTACCATTTTTATGAACTCTACTGAACAAGCTGCCAACTCTCCCGACCGCCCGCCCGCGAGGATGGCAGATATTGTGGGAACATTCATTGCTTTGCTAACCTTGACTTTACCCATTTTTACGATCGCTCATTACTCTTCAAACAACGTCGAGGCTTTGCAGAATATCACATATCCACTACCGAACCAAAGGGAATGATGCTAGGAAACAGCCGATAGAATGGGTAGGGAAGAAGTAGGAATCTTCATTCCGAAATGATTATACGGCATCCCGAACCAATTGCGATCGCCTTTTTCTGATTATTTTTATTGATGCCAACTCGCCAAGGGAGTAAGTTAACTCCCTACTCCGGTCATCAGTATACAGAATTCGCTAGGTAAAGGTTCGCCGTTACCCTTATTCCCATAGAATGCTACACGGGGGTGATGCGAACTCGATCGAGAGTACAACTCGCTTCACCCTATTTGCTGTTAAATTGAGGAATTCCACAGTGGACTTAAACCGCATTCCCCCGCAACCAAAGCCTGGTTTGATTAACGTTTTGATTGAAATTCCGGCTGGTAGCAAAAATAAATACGAGTTCGACAAGGATTTACAAGCGTTTGCTTTAGATCGGGTGCTGTATTCTTCCGTGCAGTATCCTTATGACTATGGTTTTGTACCCAACACCCTCGCTGATGACGGTGACCCGCTAGATGGTATGGTAATCATGGATCAACCGACTTTTCCAGGTTGCGTGATTGCGGCGCGTCCCATTGGGATGCTGGAGATGATCGACGGTGGCGATCGCGATGAGAAAATTCTCTGCGTGCCGGATAAAGACCCGCGCTATGCTAAGGTAAAATCCCTGCAAGATATTCAATCCCATCGCTTGGACGAAATTGCCGAATTCTTCCAAACTTACAAAAATCTGGAAAAGAAAAAAGTGGAAATCTTGGGTTGGCAGGATGTTGATAAAGTAATGCCTTTGGTGGAAAAGTTCATTAAAGCTGGTAGCCAAAAAGGTTGAGATTCATAGTTTAAAACTATTCAAATCAACCATCAACCAATTTTAGATATAGATGGAAGATTGGGAGATAAATTGGCAAATCTTCCATCTATATCTAAAATCTAGGAAAGAAAATCTAATCTCCATTAGCCATGCAGCGATCGCTTCTTTTAGCCAAAATTCACAACTGCACCATCACCGATTCCAATCTCAATTATATGGGTAGCATCAGTATCGATCGCACCTTGTTAGATGCTGCGGGAATCTTGCCATACGAACAGGTGCAAGTTGTCAATACTGCCAATGGAGAAAGGTTTATTACTTACGCGATCGCAGCACCAGCCAATTCAGGTGCGATAGAATTAAATGGGGCAGCGGCGCGACTGGGAATGAAAGGCGATCGCATCATTATCATGACTTACGCACAATTCAGTCCAGAAGAAATCAAACACCATTCCCCTTCAGTAGTAATGGTAGACAAAGAAAATCATCTTTTAGAAGTGCTGCGTTATCATGATATCCCTAGCAGATTCGATACTCCATCACCAGAAGTATTAGAAATGTTTGCTTCTCCTCATTAGAGGTAGGGCGATGGTAAAATTTTTTGTTTTAGACTTCAGACTTTAGCCTTCAGACTTCATCCTTTCTCGTAAATCGGTTAGGGTATTGCAATTAAAAAGCATATCTTTCCACTGTTCGCTAACAGGAATAGCTTGTACGGGAACTTGTGATAACCAAGTTTGAAAAGAACGTCCGCCTTGTTGAATAAATTTTTGCAATTCAGGTAAACTTTCTCGTCGATAAAAACCGCACATAGGTTGCCACAGTTCATCCTGACGCGGAACAAAAGCTAATACATTAGACGGTAAATCAGTTAATTGATTTATCCAAGTTTGAATAATATTTTTTTCCAATATCGGTAAGTCACAAGCTAACAGTAATACCCAATTAGTATTAATTTGTGACATTCCTTCTGCTAAACCAACTAATGGCCCTTGACCGGGGTTAGTTTCTAATATAAATTGACAATTTTCTGTAATTATATCTTGATAGCGTTCTTGCCAAGGAGTTAGCACGTAAACTTGTTGGCAACATTCCGATGCTACTTGGCATACTCTGGTTAACATAGGTATGCCCTGCCAAGGAATCAGGGCTTTGTCTTGTCCCATACGCGAACTTTTACCGCCAACGAGGATTAAGGCTGATGCAAGGAAATTTTTCTTCATTTACAACGCTTTTTAGGTGTGTATAGAAACCGGGTTTCTGAGTATACTTTGATTTTTTGATTCTTGAAATTTGAGATCCTACTAAATTTCATATCTTAAATGTAAGTTTTGGGGATTTTTTTTACCACAGATGTCCACAGATGAACACAGATGAACACAGATGTAGATGAATATTGTTGGTTAGGATGCAGATAAATTAAGATATTGGTTATACTGCATTGCCTACCTAATTTAATTTTGATAAACTAACTGGGTGGCAGTTACGGCTTGACTGATTTCTGATAATTTTTCTGCTGCTTTACCGCTAGTAAGGATATCTTTTGCTGCCTCGATACCGTCTTGCATATCCGCACAAACTCCGGCGTTCCATAATTGAAAACCGCCATTCCAAAGGGCAGATTCCATCATTTCGGAATCTTCGCCTTGTAATACGGATTGCATTTGTGCGATGAGTTGGGGAGTTGATTCTAGGGGAGGATTTTTACTACTAAAACCGTAATCTCCGTGGGCTAAAAGTAAGCGTTCAAATTCTTGTCCTGGTTTAGCAATTCCGATAATCGCAGTACGATCGCGCGGCAAGTCGCAACTTCCTTCTAATCCTTTGACGGTGGTAAAACGCTGCACTCCCCGCAATCCTAAAGCTTCTCGGAACATATTTTCGGTGGGAGGATGGACGAAACCACAAATAATATTAGCGTCTCCGGCGTAGGGACTCCACATTAATTCTAGGGTGGCAAAGGGTGGACGTTTTCCAATTTGATCGCGATAGGGAACTAAATTAGCAGCGAGGGGAAAGTGTTTTGGGATGTAGATAAAACCTAAGCCGGTACTGTCAAAAATTTGTTGAGTTTGGCTAAGCAAAAGTTTAGTCCAATCAACTCCTAAATTTTGCCAAATTTCAATGAGGGGAATACCTTCTTTGGTGGGCATTCGATCGCCACCGTGCATAATGGTGGGAACGCCTGCGGCTGTGAGGATTAATGCGGTTAATGGGCTAATTGGTGCAGTACGCGATCGACCATCATAAGGTATGCCCAAAACGATCGCTTGAGAACTAAAGCGGGTATTCGGGTGCAATTTTGGCCCCAATTCTTCATAAGCATCTAACATTCCCGCTAATTCTTCTCCGGTGGGGCGCTTGATGC containing:
- a CDS encoding AAA-like domain-containing protein; protein product: MEVKEALELLDELIHSRTGKHLNDLERQVFIGSWLGQTYEQIYPLNPEYVEKYVGYKLWQKLSQVLGEKVTKKKFRGAIERVIERQRKQEEGKISRVFISYCSLELDFNIAAQFYAAISGAGHQAFMANVATGQQCDPDWLTKIDLQLEQCDYFLLLLSPQAAVSEMVIEELRRAKELRESRQNRKPMVLQLRINCPANLNLNHDLRSYLDETRKREWFSLKDTPQIIQETINLLTKEGEWGVESYEEWETEISLSNSDPILTASSEISETISKIPSPSPVGEPELPNGQVRLDSTFYIERFPHEIQCYKAIMQPGALIRIKAPRQMGKTSLMARILYQAKEQGYRTVPLSFQHADTAVFTNLNELLRWFCTKISRKLKLPNQVDEYWTDTYGSKDNCTAYFEDCILPQIDSPLVLGLDEVDRVFQYPNIADDFFGLLRAWYEEAGYSDSDSFLWEKLRLIVVHSTEVYIPLNVNQSPFNVGLPIELSEFSQQQVYDLAQRHGLDWQTNYIEKLMSIIGGHPYLIRVAFYHAALQKITLEELLEIAPTEAGIYGDHLRRHLWNLQEHPELAAAFAKVVTAKEPVELESVLAFKLHSLGLVQLRGNEVTPRFELYRQYFGDRLVIKRSGLSCI
- a CDS encoding Npun_R2479 family HD domain-containing metalloprotein; amino-acid sequence: MFSLTDVIINTCIERLEAGYRNTYGNIQPDYTDLIRSIAYMVLDNIATSNALYHDVEHTVLVTLVGQEILRGKQVRYGNVSPEDWLHVIIALLCHDIGYVKGTCDRDNISGKIYDKGIDGEIISLPEGSTDASFTPYHVDRGKQFIEEKFSGHQLINVESIKHYIELTRFPVPKDDAHQDTANYPGLVRAADLIGQLSDPHYLEKLPALFYEFEETGMNKILGNHHPQDLRASYPNFFWNVVYPYIQEGLQYLQMTKEGKQIITYLYHNVLVVELENFDNQSKEVIPDEIAFPSFRGMIGKHAKPNIYEKPKVVSQKIKSIPILFFPQKIRRNRKIKTKLCSFE
- a CDS encoding DUF362 domain-containing protein; translated protein: MPPAVSLIQANSYDLTYLRESVETLLAPLGGMASFVKPGARVLLKPNLLTGARPQNECVTRPELVYCVAQMVQQAGGKPFLGDGPAFGSALGVAKANGYLPLVEELKIPIVEFHGNRYQTISEKFNHLLLSKEAMDADVVINLPKVKSHVQLTMTMGVKNLFGCVPGKMKAWWHMEAGKDANRFGEMLVETARAIDPDLTILDGIIGHEGNGPSNGDPRQLGILAASRDVFALDRAILEILNVDPSLVPTVVASQLLGLCPELEAIDFPQLRPAELQVLDWKLPEALMPIDFGLPRVLQSTFKHLYIRFIKEPMIGARG
- a CDS encoding inorganic diphosphatase; the encoded protein is MDLNRIPPQPKPGLINVLIEIPAGSKNKYEFDKDLQAFALDRVLYSSVQYPYDYGFVPNTLADDGDPLDGMVIMDQPTFPGCVIAARPIGMLEMIDGGDRDEKILCVPDKDPRYAKVKSLQDIQSHRLDEIAEFFQTYKNLEKKKVEILGWQDVDKVMPLVEKFIKAGSQKG
- the panD gene encoding aspartate 1-decarboxylase, which produces MQRSLLLAKIHNCTITDSNLNYMGSISIDRTLLDAAGILPYEQVQVVNTANGERFITYAIAAPANSGAIELNGAAARLGMKGDRIIIMTYAQFSPEEIKHHSPSVVMVDKENHLLEVLRYHDIPSRFDTPSPEVLEMFASPH
- a CDS encoding molybdenum cofactor guanylyltransferase; this translates as MKKNFLASALILVGGKSSRMGQDKALIPWQGIPMLTRVCQVASECCQQVYVLTPWQERYQDIITENCQFILETNPGQGPLVGLAEGMSQINTNWVLLLACDLPILEKNIIQTWINQLTDLPSNVLAFVPRQDELWQPMCGFYRRESLPELQKFIQQGGRSFQTWLSQVPVQAIPVSEQWKDMLFNCNTLTDLRERMKSEG
- a CDS encoding anthranilate phosphoribosyltransferase family protein, which translates into the protein MSKAFRELLKKVGSGTHTGENLTRLEAAEATRMMLLEEATPAQIGAFMISHRIKRPTGEELAGMLDAYEELGPKLHPNTRFSSQAIVLGIPYDGRSRTAPISPLTALILTAAGVPTIMHGGDRMPTKEGIPLIEIWQNLGVDWTKLLLSQTQQIFDSTGLGFIYIPKHFPLAANLVPYRDQIGKRPPFATLELMWSPYAGDANIICGFVHPPTENMFREALGLRGVQRFTTVKGLEGSCDLPRDRTAIIGIAKPGQEFERLLLAHGDYGFSSKNPPLESTPQLIAQMQSVLQGEDSEMMESALWNGGFQLWNAGVCADMQDGIEAAKDILTSGKAAEKLSEISQAVTATQLVYQN